In Zingiber officinale cultivar Zhangliang chromosome 11B, Zo_v1.1, whole genome shotgun sequence, a single window of DNA contains:
- the LOC122033503 gene encoding uncharacterized protein LOC122033503 isoform X2, with the protein MAQFSDSSKMAKSHKLAHKKHGDGFEAPRNSLDISSTSRGYHYITEDIPVKCHSSKVNYCTNIGTSMKKLIDGEIFRQTSDSRVQPSVAPRLMGTDSIPERGLKAHTKEHGDHSSRRSIEISKAIVISSVECRRKLQQQKHPQEEQLQKFKEEFEAWQASKLWQHSRSQKNRIVGDGKDYQTLGQEILNQKQMDKYLETKKKMTKEKTAHLIDNVTSSDKQIIDAQEEASLHSHAQLNKHCLSFSNSSLPTKLNSKENDLDCFPVTKTERKKERTSSATRIVILKPNFDRIDGNEEQLAASSDPLVKEHSMEDFLEEVKERLKNEVIGRSRNNFVSKGNEVRTSFDERAMNPKQIAHDIAKQIKESVTRDMGTKLIRSNSTRSSRSDIQINAPNSPGFIRRNTRKLLSEKSKNVLKNELFLENPSINHGDSGASANKGKAMPEFIFESNKGKKVYYWKSNEGVNESDPSLTQKFLTVDSDLEPQWNLIRSLSAPVSGTTFGRLLLEDRHIAAAQICRKLEASDNKFSELRKQRKDSFNLKGTVSALKHNLNFKGMLFWRKDQQIKEPSQCEFIPVEIKAAPTIVTNFGIIQENSTEVPPSPASVSSSSEEFCKQDNPSPISPLEVMEYHTSSCISEELSSNAPGKGPDMSENLEQVGMGMAVRENHQKQEVGMENKDASYSCDILANVGFCEDKSTDQANSKSNELSRPILHQVFGEVEEVCSKYGKVDTDSYIPHNDDVTIGHKLLFDLVNESLQIFLGPKIKCSMFNRWILGPASSSQGKRSLEDLWDQIQLYLNPSIDRSNALDSMVAQDLKMATWPTMLYEDMDVIGRQIERVILLNLINDVVKDMYFGTTR; encoded by the exons ATGGCACAGTTTTCTGACTCCAGCAAAATGGCTAAATCCCACAAATTGGCACATAAGAAGCATGGGGATG GTTTTGAAGCTCCTCGGAATAGCTTGGACATATCTAGCACATCGAGAGGGTATCACTATATCACCGAAGATATTCCT GTGAAATGTCATTCCTCTAAAGTGAACTATTGTACCAATATTGGGACCTCTATGAAGAAGCTGATTGATGGAGAGATTTTTAGACAAACAAGTGATAGTCGTGTTCAACCAAGTGTTGCCCCAAGATTGATGGGAACGGACTCAATCCCAGAACGAGGTCTGAAAGCTCACACAAAGGAACATGGAGACCATAGTTCAAGAAGAAGTATTGAAATAAGTAAAGCTATTGTGATCAGTTCAG TTGAGTGTAGAAGAAAACTACAACAGCAAAAGCATCCACAAGAAGAGCAGCTACAGAAGTTCAAGGAGGAGTTTGAGGCATGGCAGGCTTCCAAGTTATGGCAACATTCAAGGTCTCAGAAAAATAGGATTGTTGGAGATGGAAAAGATTACCAAACCCTTGGGCAGGAAATTCTGAACCAGAAACAAATGGACAAGTATTTGGAAACCAAGAAAAAAATGACCAAAGAGAAGACTGCTCACCTTATAGATAATGTTACCTCATCAGACAAACAAATTATTGATGCACAAGAAGAGGCCAGCCTACATAGTCATGCACAATTGAACAAGCACTGCCTTTCTTTCTCAAACTCTAGCTTACCTACCAAACTTAATAGCAAGGAGAATGATCTTGATTGCTTTCCAGTTACTAAGACtgaaagaaaaaaagagagaacTAGTTCAGCAACGCGAATAGTGATACTTAAGCCTAATTTTGATAGAATTGATGGCAATGAGGAGCAATTAGCTGCATCATCTGATCCATTAGTGAAGGAACATAGCATGGAAGATTTTCTTGAAGAAGTGAAGGAAAGACTCAAAAATGAAGTTATAGGAAGGAGCAGAAACAATTTTGTAAGTAAAGGAAATGAAGTGAGGACTTCATTTGATGAAAGGGCGATGAATCCAAAACAAATTGCTCATGACATAGCAAAACAAATCAAAGAAAGTGTGACTAGAGACATGGGAACAAAACTGATACGATCAAACTCAACTAGATCATCTAGGAGTGACATACAGATTAATGCACCCAATTCACCCGGGTTCATTAGAAGGAATACAAGAAAATTACTATCAGAGAAATCAAAGAATGTGTTGAAAAATGAGCTATTTTTGGAGAATCCATCCATCAACCATGGAGACTCAGGTGCTTCCGCCAACAAAGGAAAGGCAATGCCAgagttcatatttgaatcaaataaAGGCAAAAAAGTGTACTATTGGAAAAGTAACGAAGGTGTGAATGAATCAGATCCAAGTCTAACTCAGAAATTTCTGACAGTCGACTCAGACTTGGAACCACAATGGAACCTTATCAGGTCACTTTCTGCACCAGTATCTGGAACAACATTTGGGAGGCTCCTTTTAGAGGATCGACATATTGCTGCAGCCCAGATTTGCAGGAAGCTTGAAGCATCTGATAACAAATTTTCAGAACTTAGAAAACAAAGAAAGGATAGTTTTAACTTGAAAGGAACAGTTTCTGCTCTAAAACATAATCTGAATTTTAAAGGAATGTTATTTTGGAGGAAGGATCAGCAAATAAAGGAACCAAGTCAATGTGAATTCATTCCAGTGGAGATAAAAGCTGCACCCACTATTGTTACCAATTTTGGCATCATACAG GAGAACTCTACAGAGGTGCCTCCCAGTCCAGCATCGGTATCAAGCAGTTCTGAAGAGTTTTGCAAGCAAGATAACCCGAGTCCAATATCACCTCTTGAGGTCATGGAATATCACACATCGTCCTGTATCTCTGAAGAGTTGAGTTCCAATGCTCCGGGAAAAG GACCAGATATGTCAGAAAATCTTGAGCAGGTTGGAATGGGCATGGCAGTCAGAGAGAATCATCAAAAGCAAGAAGTTGGCATGGAAAACAAGGATGCGTCTTACTCGTGTGATATCCTTGCAAATGTTGGGTTTTGTGAGGATAAGTCTACCGATCAAGCAAACTCAAAGTCGAATGAATTATCAAGGCCAATCCTCCACCAGGTTTTTGGGGAAGTGGAAGAAGTATGTAGCAAATATGGCAAGGTGGATACTGATTCTTATATACCTCACAATGATGATGTAACAATAGGACATAAACTTCTGTTCGACTTGGTGAACGAGTCTCTGCAAATCTTTCTTGGTCCAAAGATAAAATGCTCCATGTTCAACAGATGGATTCTAGGTCCAGCTTCATCATCACAAGGGAAAAGATCATTGGAAGACTTGTGGGATCAGATTCAGTTATACTTAAACCCTTCCATAGATAGGTCCAATGCTCTAGATAGCATGGTGGCTCAAGATTTGAAGATGGCAACTTGGCCAACCATGTTGTATGAAGACATGGATGTCATAGGAAGGCAAATTGAGAGGGTCATTCTACTAAACTTGATCAATGACGTCGTGAAGGATATGTACTTTGGAACCACTAGATAA
- the LOC122033503 gene encoding uncharacterized protein LOC122033503 isoform X1 translates to MAQFSDSSKMAKSHKLAHKKHGDGFEAPRNSLDISSTSRGYHYITEDIPVKCHSSKVNYCTNIGTSMKKLIDGEIFRQTSDSRVQPSVAPRLMGTDSIPERGLKAHTKEHGDHSSRRSIEISKAIVISSGMGNSCSSTSSRESKQSLLLNSNERHSIVECRRKLQQQKHPQEEQLQKFKEEFEAWQASKLWQHSRSQKNRIVGDGKDYQTLGQEILNQKQMDKYLETKKKMTKEKTAHLIDNVTSSDKQIIDAQEEASLHSHAQLNKHCLSFSNSSLPTKLNSKENDLDCFPVTKTERKKERTSSATRIVILKPNFDRIDGNEEQLAASSDPLVKEHSMEDFLEEVKERLKNEVIGRSRNNFVSKGNEVRTSFDERAMNPKQIAHDIAKQIKESVTRDMGTKLIRSNSTRSSRSDIQINAPNSPGFIRRNTRKLLSEKSKNVLKNELFLENPSINHGDSGASANKGKAMPEFIFESNKGKKVYYWKSNEGVNESDPSLTQKFLTVDSDLEPQWNLIRSLSAPVSGTTFGRLLLEDRHIAAAQICRKLEASDNKFSELRKQRKDSFNLKGTVSALKHNLNFKGMLFWRKDQQIKEPSQCEFIPVEIKAAPTIVTNFGIIQENSTEVPPSPASVSSSSEEFCKQDNPSPISPLEVMEYHTSSCISEELSSNAPGKGPDMSENLEQVGMGMAVRENHQKQEVGMENKDASYSCDILANVGFCEDKSTDQANSKSNELSRPILHQVFGEVEEVCSKYGKVDTDSYIPHNDDVTIGHKLLFDLVNESLQIFLGPKIKCSMFNRWILGPASSSQGKRSLEDLWDQIQLYLNPSIDRSNALDSMVAQDLKMATWPTMLYEDMDVIGRQIERVILLNLINDVVKDMYFGTTR, encoded by the exons ATGGCACAGTTTTCTGACTCCAGCAAAATGGCTAAATCCCACAAATTGGCACATAAGAAGCATGGGGATG GTTTTGAAGCTCCTCGGAATAGCTTGGACATATCTAGCACATCGAGAGGGTATCACTATATCACCGAAGATATTCCT GTGAAATGTCATTCCTCTAAAGTGAACTATTGTACCAATATTGGGACCTCTATGAAGAAGCTGATTGATGGAGAGATTTTTAGACAAACAAGTGATAGTCGTGTTCAACCAAGTGTTGCCCCAAGATTGATGGGAACGGACTCAATCCCAGAACGAGGTCTGAAAGCTCACACAAAGGAACATGGAGACCATAGTTCAAGAAGAAGTATTGAAATAAGTAAAGCTATTGTGATCAGTTCAGGTATGGGAAATTCATGTAGTTCTACGTCCTCTAGAGAATCAAAGCAAAGCTTACTTTTAAATAGTAATGAAAGGCATTCGATAGTTGAGTGTAGAAGAAAACTACAACAGCAAAAGCATCCACAAGAAGAGCAGCTACAGAAGTTCAAGGAGGAGTTTGAGGCATGGCAGGCTTCCAAGTTATGGCAACATTCAAGGTCTCAGAAAAATAGGATTGTTGGAGATGGAAAAGATTACCAAACCCTTGGGCAGGAAATTCTGAACCAGAAACAAATGGACAAGTATTTGGAAACCAAGAAAAAAATGACCAAAGAGAAGACTGCTCACCTTATAGATAATGTTACCTCATCAGACAAACAAATTATTGATGCACAAGAAGAGGCCAGCCTACATAGTCATGCACAATTGAACAAGCACTGCCTTTCTTTCTCAAACTCTAGCTTACCTACCAAACTTAATAGCAAGGAGAATGATCTTGATTGCTTTCCAGTTACTAAGACtgaaagaaaaaaagagagaacTAGTTCAGCAACGCGAATAGTGATACTTAAGCCTAATTTTGATAGAATTGATGGCAATGAGGAGCAATTAGCTGCATCATCTGATCCATTAGTGAAGGAACATAGCATGGAAGATTTTCTTGAAGAAGTGAAGGAAAGACTCAAAAATGAAGTTATAGGAAGGAGCAGAAACAATTTTGTAAGTAAAGGAAATGAAGTGAGGACTTCATTTGATGAAAGGGCGATGAATCCAAAACAAATTGCTCATGACATAGCAAAACAAATCAAAGAAAGTGTGACTAGAGACATGGGAACAAAACTGATACGATCAAACTCAACTAGATCATCTAGGAGTGACATACAGATTAATGCACCCAATTCACCCGGGTTCATTAGAAGGAATACAAGAAAATTACTATCAGAGAAATCAAAGAATGTGTTGAAAAATGAGCTATTTTTGGAGAATCCATCCATCAACCATGGAGACTCAGGTGCTTCCGCCAACAAAGGAAAGGCAATGCCAgagttcatatttgaatcaaataaAGGCAAAAAAGTGTACTATTGGAAAAGTAACGAAGGTGTGAATGAATCAGATCCAAGTCTAACTCAGAAATTTCTGACAGTCGACTCAGACTTGGAACCACAATGGAACCTTATCAGGTCACTTTCTGCACCAGTATCTGGAACAACATTTGGGAGGCTCCTTTTAGAGGATCGACATATTGCTGCAGCCCAGATTTGCAGGAAGCTTGAAGCATCTGATAACAAATTTTCAGAACTTAGAAAACAAAGAAAGGATAGTTTTAACTTGAAAGGAACAGTTTCTGCTCTAAAACATAATCTGAATTTTAAAGGAATGTTATTTTGGAGGAAGGATCAGCAAATAAAGGAACCAAGTCAATGTGAATTCATTCCAGTGGAGATAAAAGCTGCACCCACTATTGTTACCAATTTTGGCATCATACAG GAGAACTCTACAGAGGTGCCTCCCAGTCCAGCATCGGTATCAAGCAGTTCTGAAGAGTTTTGCAAGCAAGATAACCCGAGTCCAATATCACCTCTTGAGGTCATGGAATATCACACATCGTCCTGTATCTCTGAAGAGTTGAGTTCCAATGCTCCGGGAAAAG GACCAGATATGTCAGAAAATCTTGAGCAGGTTGGAATGGGCATGGCAGTCAGAGAGAATCATCAAAAGCAAGAAGTTGGCATGGAAAACAAGGATGCGTCTTACTCGTGTGATATCCTTGCAAATGTTGGGTTTTGTGAGGATAAGTCTACCGATCAAGCAAACTCAAAGTCGAATGAATTATCAAGGCCAATCCTCCACCAGGTTTTTGGGGAAGTGGAAGAAGTATGTAGCAAATATGGCAAGGTGGATACTGATTCTTATATACCTCACAATGATGATGTAACAATAGGACATAAACTTCTGTTCGACTTGGTGAACGAGTCTCTGCAAATCTTTCTTGGTCCAAAGATAAAATGCTCCATGTTCAACAGATGGATTCTAGGTCCAGCTTCATCATCACAAGGGAAAAGATCATTGGAAGACTTGTGGGATCAGATTCAGTTATACTTAAACCCTTCCATAGATAGGTCCAATGCTCTAGATAGCATGGTGGCTCAAGATTTGAAGATGGCAACTTGGCCAACCATGTTGTATGAAGACATGGATGTCATAGGAAGGCAAATTGAGAGGGTCATTCTACTAAACTTGATCAATGACGTCGTGAAGGATATGTACTTTGGAACCACTAGATAA